The Cryptomeria japonica chromosome 2, Sugi_1.0, whole genome shotgun sequence region TCTAGCATTTCAAAGACAAGGCGTATGCTCCTAATGCCTCTGGAAAGGTCAAGAGGATGGTACAAAGTGGAATAGAACAGGCAGCAGGTTTCCCACAAGCTACTCAGAACTACAAACTTATTGTAGAGGCCTCCAAGCACTATCAGTCGGATAGCAGGTGGTACTAGCAAACGGAACAATGATGGCTGATTTCACCCCATAAGCTATTGGAGAGGCCTTTAACATCCCACTCCCTAAGGAAGCGATTGTAGTAACGATGGAAGAAGCTCCTGCGGCATATGAGGTCAAACCCAATAAGTGCAAAGGAAAAATAAATGAAGACTAGTTTAAGGAGAGAAGACCCCCTAGCACCAAGATCCCCAAACAGGCCTACAGGAGCAAATTCATTGAGGACTATGGAGATATGATAACACTgctcagccgagtcatgggactccctgagaatgaatgttttattttacaGAACAAGTATTTCTCAGAAAGGTTAAGTTTGATTGGGCCCAAATCATTAGCTAGTCCAACTCGCAAAGAAGAAATACTTCACGATGTCTTCCTACTTGGTATACATGTTTGCAAGACACCCTAGACTGTCGAGATTGATTTGCCTATAAGATTTTAGAAACGGGCCAAATCAGGTGAAAGTGTATGACTGTTACCCTCAGCTACATTACTACAACATAAAACAAAAGGGAGAAAAACAACATAGCCTACGTGGTGGGCCAATATGAGCACatgaatgatgcattcaccataCGCATGGTCAAGACAATGTAGGAAGGATTTCATCAAAGGCTATCTAAACAGGCTATCGCGCTAATATGGAAGTATGGAGCATGGTACATCCAATTCTCCCGTTTCTCCTACTTAAGGATCTCAGTTTTCGAGGGCTCTCCTTACAGACTCCCATGGTAACCTACAGATTGGATGATTCTCTTGGAGGTCGCTAGGCAGGCAAATGCAGTCGGGCAAGTCCTTAGGGACAAGATGTCAGGAGTCATAATCCCAATTGTCATAGGGGACAATGATGTGTATTTTAAGACTCCCGCACAGGCTGAGCAATCAATCGAGGAACTTGCATCCTATTGCTTACAAGAGCACCCCTTCAAGAAGAACTTCGACCCTACTAGCTTAGGAAGGAAGGCTTATGGGAGGTACTATAGATACAAAATGAATATAGACGATTATTGGGCCAACTACGCAGATGACTTTGAAGTTCACCGGTGGGAATACTCAAGGCTTAATGTGCATCAAATCAGGACTTTCGAGTATGCCCAAGTCCCAGATCAGCTAGTTGACTATGGGGATTGCCCGTAATTCCAAGACTATGAAGCAGTGAAGGACCGCCTACCTTCAATCGACTGGTCTCAAGATCCGGTCACAGATTTGGAGGCCATatgtaatgtccccgatataattaaatagtcaatttaaataatttattgtacggccctgtatttaataatatatttcaggccctttttattaattagttagttataaactttttggtgtcggcccgtttgtaacccttcgggaaacttcctggagcccatatatatggctgagttagtcattgttgtaggtatgtgaGTTTTGGTATTTTCTTCGTATGTGCGAATTCCAGTTGGAATTCAGTTGTCAGCCATTTTggaggtggaagatcctccctacttggcatccgcagtttcggtgggagtaactcctcaccctattctgcttTTGTTCGGAGTTTGTATAATATGTTGTGCTTTCATTATCAATATCATAGAAAcaataatcgtttggggaattaatcggcaaaacaaaagtataagattttttcaaaaaatcgggaaaaaatcggatatacaaaaaaatgtaaaaaattgcagaaaaacaatcaaaaactactttttttatatattttagggtatttccatagcatagagatattgtaggcaaatagaatagacacttgaaaacatgaatTGTAGGAAATAGATtttcgttgtttatattcatatcactgattacgttccacaaaatatactacaccataaataatatctagatggtgatagatgtcaaaatgtcaattacaatatagtttgtgactttgaacaaagtcaacctgtaaactaagtacaaaattccaaaatctcaaatgtaggcaatgacatgctagagggcaGGAGGCCCTGATGATGAAGCTCCTGGGCAAGAGCCTGTCCTAATTCCTTCAACCCATTCAGGACGAAAGTTGGCTTGCCtcatgatatcaaaatcttcagacACAAGCGGACGATCAGCAACaacataatcatcatcaacatcatcatcatcatcatcatcagcatcatcagcaGTAATCAACTCGCACTCTGGATATATCTCATCGAGGTCAATTGGCAAGCATTCCTCAATAGTTCCTGATTTTGCCCATGTAGAAATTAGTGTTTCCCTTACAAATGAAAAAACAATGAATAGTGAATACAATTCAAAAAACTgcaactatatattaatattctcaccttgagctttccttatcttcaagcggaggttgtgatgaacaaataccaagtcattcagtcgttgttgtgataggcggttgcgtttcttagaatgtatgtgttcaaacacactccaattacgctcacaagctgatgagctacatggttggctcaaaatacgcaccgccatccaccttaaatttggtatttcatctccaaaagaagcccaccatgcagctgaaaaacacaatatatggagatgatattgtaagactaagaatatcttataatcttaacaaacttagtggttggcaaaataaagagattgtcaaAAGTTTATAGAGTCTACCTGGTTGAATTGTCTTTATGCTTTGTATAGCAGCCCTAGAAGAGAGAAAGCCCTTAGCATGCTTATACATTTCCAGCTCTATCATAGCCGCATCAAATTTTTCCAAGTCAGGAAACATTTTTTCCATGCACTTGAAGAAGCCTCATTTGACCTCAGCATCAATTTCCAGGAAGTCAGTCTTATAGAATAACAGAGGATTGAGAAAATATCCTGCAGCATGGAGAGGAGTGTGCATTTGTCcatcccatctcctatcaattatATCCCACAACGGCATATACTTATCCCTGTTATTTTCCAGCTTACTCTTTatcacctccttggccctatccatggcctcatacacaTATCCCATGGGGGGGTTCTCTCCATCCACTAGTCTCAAGACTTCTACTAAAGGCTCTGAAAATTCTACAATTTGTTCAATAGATTCCCAAAATGTGGTAGAATACATATACTTTGCCACTGCTATGCCATTTGCTTGAGTTGTGAAACCAGACTCCATCCACTCAGCTGAAACAAACATTCGCCTCAAATTACCTTTTTGTTCACATAATGTTTGTAATGcaaggaaatatgttgcaaatcttgtcacTCCTGGTCGAACTAGCTCCTTGCCTCCTGTGAAAGAGCGCATTATAGCCAAAACCCTTGTGTGATTATAAATAAATTTGGTAACCTTGTGAGCTTTCTGAAATGCCGCCTTaacccattcaatttttccaatgtcctctaggTTTAGATCAAGGCAATGTGCTGCACATGGTATAAAAAACATGGAAGGATATTTATCTATCAGAAGTCTCCCTGCAGCAACACAAGCAGCAGCATTGTCTGTGAAaaattgaaccacattttgtggccctacatccataactaccacgtcatacatctcaaacaatgcatttgtggatttcatcatattagatgcatccacagatttcaaaaaatcagtgccaatctcacaagagacaaggaagttaatgagagTTCGGTTCCTTCTATCTGTCCAACCATCTGACATGATGCTGCAACCAGTTCTAGCCCACTGCAATCGATGTTGTTTAACAACATCttgaacatcctctactgcatcttTCAGCATaccaacctgttgtgaccatttcacacatcgccccattagaatggggaccccctctttttcgcttttgttttgcctgttcttctctctgcttttaggattttgagtgagtgagtggtttgtttgagctagggctaaaccttaggtgTTTCTTCTGGGTGTTATTCaagctaagtccagtcaaattttgaaagttgttaaaCATCCTCCCGAGGATTGAGATTGTTGAAATAAGGTAAGCCTGTCAGGAGAGTCAGATAGGTCTCAGGTTAAGTCTAGATTCAGGGTTTTGGGGTAAaatccaaattttgtctaagtgttagcattttgaaggtgaaattgtgtgttcttgcctaggtaaattctgatcaaattttggaggtaaGATGATGCCAGAAAGgataaaatcgctctggtcccttgctgagggcccagggcgaaattcattctaagtgcaatttcttgtttttgataggcttgctaactggttcctggccttgaaaatgacctaactctgccttgtgaagtgattggagacttaaattttggATGGATAAGTCAGAAAggataaaatcgctcctgtcccttgctaagggtccagggcgaaaatattATTTaaggcatatttgtcactgacttttctaatttgttttgtgcagggtctccaggagaGGTGATTGGACGCGTTTTGatgcttttgaagatttgaagacatgaaaatgatgaattttgaaggtcaagggaaaaatcgctcctgtcccttgctgaaTGCCCAGGGCGAAATCTTGATTTCCCTCATCTTGCAGTGAAAAAGGACCAAGTGGTGAGCATGAATAGAAAACAAATGACTTTCTCCACCCGCTCGAAGGAGTTTTAGCTTGAAGTGATGAAGGATCTTGTTgggatcatcaaaatcgctcctgaccctctctgaaggtccagggcgaaaagaacttatttgagtcattcctgaccttgtttggtcaaattgaggcaTCAGAGGCATGGCGAAGGATAGTATGagcgtgatagagcatccagacttgattaaagACAATCAAATGATGGAGTTTTGCCTAGAAGGgtgatttcgctcctgtccctctccaagggtgcagggcgaaattctttatatacacatttttagaccttccTTGGACtggaactcttattcatggcgtgtaacaagatgaaatcttccctagcaaagacatttcgtGATGAAagatgaagcattttggcctagaaggcaaagttcgctcctgtccctcactgaaggtccggagcctgattttcaaatttgtactgttcttgcaggatcaaagtgattttatgattggaagagatcaaggaaagcatgttttgtccattcaATATAATTTGAGTAGTCAgcaaaggaggaaatcaacccaaatgacaaaaggcgctcctgtcccttgctgaaggtccagagcgattttctaaaaagtgcaattttcttgcaaggacaaggcaagttttgtgattgaaatgaatggaagaaggcATGTAttgcccgttgaagataatttggagggctaacaaaggacggataaacttgaatttgcaaaatcgctcctgtccctctctgagggaccagggcaaaaAACCTAGTATCCAGCCCTTCtctccaagtttggacaaatctaagccaaggcgcaagtttgaaatgatgtttgaaatgccttgaggtggaattGAGAGGCAAGGATTGCAAGTTTTGATGACAATAAGgaaaattgctcctgtccctcaccaagggtccagggcgaaatttccaaatgtgcccatttaccttgcattttgagaTAACCTTTTGTTTCCAATACTCAAAGGGGAGTGGAGGatgatgttctacgccttgagagtaatttgaagttgaagtgatcaagaatttgtacaaaggactcaaaagcgctcctgtccctcactaaaggaccatgGTGATTTTTGCAAAACCAATAGCTTCCCTCCAAGATtacgctaaggcaaggttgtgcaaagATGGAAAAgggtcttctaaagcatggtgaacaaagatttgacttcaaaatttgaTAATCCTAGCCTAAAttgctaaaatcgctcctgtccttcactagaGGCCCAAGGCGAAAATCTTTAgaacacctattttgccttgcggAAGCAAGTTGAGCATGCATGGAACAAGTGAAAGAGATCATTACTTACCCCACAACGAGAATTGACAAATAAAAGGTGAAGGATTAAGAGCAAaagtgaaaaggcgctcctgtccctctccaagggtccagggcgaagttgGTAGCATTTTTTATTTTCACCATATTTGAGCGTTGATATCCCCCAAattgcattagatgccaaattgctaaattcaaaatatttggaaaaattaaattaaattggcatttaataaaaggcgCATTGGTATTTAATagattaattttgagccttagaaaatcgaatttttattataaaggcatttaaaattaatttttgtgaaattaaaattaaaaatggagcgcttgagggcttatttttatttattttatcaagtcggcctagggTGAGCAAaatggtgagcgccctatataataggggtgttttgatcaagtttaatcaatcattcacccattacttcaagtgcgaatttggagagcaagaaggaagtgcgaaatctggtctatttggagcgaatttatctcaagtgttggaggctagaaggtggtggagttgattcttgtgaagactaaaggaggcgcattttgctcaagggagaactttgatctacattttgcctagcgaattctcctatttttgcatcatttcttagaattagtactcaagtggaggtatggcgagatcatcctagtcccaatgttgaagatttgaattttgcgctttgttttgaaaattctaagtttgatgtagttaattaggaaatgataactcaagatttatcatgaagtttcctaattaaaatcttgaatcttcctttctactctatatttctacgcttcaagatatattactcattatgaaatgttgtgtaggtgtcaagatggcgactccaaaggcaggaacatctactagtcgtccagctctcatgaaggaagatcaaaggaatgaggaattggagaccaggatcgtgtccaagtggagcaatattggagataccaacttgggaaacttcagtgtgaagaagtttcgagaggtcccctacattggcaagccatcacctgtcgcaaagagaataattgaaagtggcatcatcaaggcagccggtttccctccagcagtccagtgtcatgagctgatgatcgagtgtgcccgccattatgactcacaatcaagatcgatcgtatccaaggaagggaacactttggcttacctttcagaggaggctataagtgaggctctccatcttccagagcataaagatatgatttacaaaagcctagaaggagccaggtcaatgtatgaagatgatcccgacacttgcTTGAATATCATCAATAAGagttggttgctcaaaagtcgtcctcgcctgagcaagattcccaacacaccacataggatcgatttctaggaggagtacagagatttgataagtttgctcaatcgagttacaggggctcctcaagccttctactttgagaaatggatgttctacttcattcaaGTGATCGTCCAAGGGAAAGGAACAAtccattgggccagaattattagccattgcctagatgtgcagttgaggagactaaagcctaccaagtcgttccacatgagctcatacgtcatatatgccttgatcaggagtttcgaatatgcaggcctacctcatagaggagtgatcggaagaggacccggagaagtgagagtttgtgattcttatgttcatttgcatcatcctcctagaggcgactacaagttagtcaatgacaccttcacgatgaacatcactaggatattgcaaggtgggattcacaatcgactatctctggatgcacaagagcttgtgaagaggtatggtgcttggttcatccaatttcaaaagtttacatatatcagagttcatgggtgtccttcacctccctacatgttgccaaggtatccgacagacaggatagtgctacttgaggtgactaggcagttggcagcttatgcgaaggcattcagacacaggcatgcaAATgggattcccgtgcccatcatattggggaattcaattgaggtatgtcctaacactcaagccttggatgatgcaaaaaaggaattggctttatattcatttacattctttgcctcgagggagaatttcgatcctcatggttatatggaagaGACAACtggtaggaagtacaagcacgaatttcaggtagaggacttttggatgaatctctcaagtgatttagaagtgaaaagaaagatgcattccagattacctttagatttcatcaggaagtgCAAAGTTTAcaaagtggccgatcaagctcaagacagtggcagacatctccagtcatcctatgatagagaagacaaagcagtaaagatagattggaacgagcctgagatttcggacttgagagctttgatggctcccgttttgtcatgtactcgcagatgggtggatgtacaacatcaaaagttaagagaacagaacataataatgacttttactttggaggaaagaccagaagaaggaggagcaaccacaagtgaaggcaattctcatcctagaggcgcgaagaggaaagaaagacctgagaaaagagagccctccaagaagaagcaagaggccaatcgagatcgctcatcaggcacatcttctcgacatgaaaaaaggacaagtcaagttgaaggacaagagaagacggtgcctgaggttgatgaatctatggagtcgatggtacagaatgataaacctgaaaaggggcaggcacctcagcattcatcaagtcaatctccccaagtcgatgagctacatgaagagaagaatgatgatgaagtgacatccccTCTCCGAGAGGacgaaccattgcttaaggaaatacaagttagagagacaagatctgctattccggattggttaaaggagagactgacaagggtgattgtgattgaagatgaagatgatgtaattgacttagagagccttataggaaattctcaagaggcaacggagaagaagaaggccaccaagatgtccaagatgatcacagATGAGGCAGGAtctaggaagttgcagatagctacaccagtagtggacaagtatgaaggtgaaattcttgcagaagagtatgatgtagaaacatttgagcttggtccactcactgctgagcaggcactggatgaggcagccgattcatttgaagcacttaaagacaagcttaaggaagaaatggaaaagaatagaaagcttgagagagagagaggtgcttggagaggctactttagccatctcaatcagcccttgggacgtcaaGATCCAACAGTGTCTcatgtgcaagcacttccccttgaatcagttggcgaggcagaaagagtcaagagcttggttcagcttatgagctcttggattgacaaatcccacacagtagtcgttgaatttacaacaagaatgatgcagacaatccaccgagctatctaggtccttgagatcgtccacaacctaatgataacggtagccgcttttgctcacACTAGGGATGTtgtcattcctgttctgcaagtgatcaggcaaacaccaaggaa contains the following coding sequences:
- the LOC131031585 gene encoding uncharacterized protein LOC131031585, with translation MPRQKDFAWTHCTAVPGSTKVKCNWSLEEISGGIYRFEWHLSKERGNNTVICKACPADVSYQAKQSLDGIAESKAKKARIGVELGSSSADPRTNHLGEEDGEDGSFRESGLTHNSIARGPNTGGGNTNAFFQPRTTPGSQATLESTGWRKTVGMLKDAVEDVQDVVKQHRLQWARTGCSIMSDGWTDRRNRTLINFLVSWPQNVVQFFTDNAAACVAAGRLLIDKYPSMFFIPCAAHCLDLNLEDIGKIEWVKAAFQKAHKVTKFIYNHTRVLAIMRSFTGGKELVRPGVTRFATYFLALQTLCEQKGNLRRMFVSAEWMESGFTTQANGIAVAKYMYSTTFWESIEQIVEFSEPLVEVLRLVDGENPPMGYVYEAMDRAKEVIKSKLENNRDKYMPLWDIIDRRWDGQMHTPLHAAGYFLNPLLFYKTDFLEIDAEVK
- the LOC131031586 gene encoding uncharacterized protein LOC131031586 codes for the protein MFPDLEKFDAAMIELEMYKHAKGFLSSRAAIQSIKTIQPAAWWASFGDEIPNLRWMAVRILSQPCSSSACERNWSVFEHIHSKKRNRLSQQRLNDLVFVHHNLRLKIRKAQGTIEECLPIDLDEIYPECELITADDADDDDDDDVDDDYVVADRPLVSEDFDIMRQANFRPEWVEGIRTGSCPGASSSGPPAL